The genomic segment AGTCTTCTTTGCCAAGCTTCATCTTCTAGTTTAAAGCTAGGATGGATATCTCTTTTAACTCTTGTTTTGCTGTCTGTTTGTTTTCCTGAAGCTGGACAAACATTAAGTTCATCAGCAAGATTTGCATTGACAAATCTTAGCCAATCTCCAAGTTCATGAGAAATAGTAAAATATTCTTTTGGTGCATTGCTTGTATCTTTGGGCATATAGCTTGGTTTTATAGTATATGGAACACCCCAATTAACTCCATAAGCACTAAGTCTTAGTATATTTCCTAAATAATCAATTATCATACTATCATTTTCATGCGGTGATAAGAAACTCCACTTATGTTTTTCGTCACTTTTTGTAACTACATCTTTACATTCTTCCCAACTAACCCAATTCCAATTTTGTGTTTTTTTCTGATTTGAAGTGAGGCAGTATAATTGACCACTTTCTTTATAGTATTGAGCAATATGACCATTTGTAGAATTGTAATAAAGTTCAACTATATTATCAGGGACGGACTTATTATTTTGCAAATAATACAAAGCCCATTGAAATCTATCTATAAAAGGCCAAGCTATAGGTGTTTTAAAACTTAAAGTTGCAGGAGCAGCCCTTAGATTTGCCCATGATTTCATTTCAGAATGTAGCTCGTGATTTTCTTTGTCGCTTGATCTTTTAGATATATAGGCATAGTATTTGTAATGCTTAATTCGCAAATTGCCTTCGTTTGTAAATATTTTACTATTTTTAATCATAAAACGTTGATTTCTGTCATTTAAAGTGCAAGGTGATAAATGCATATAATCCCACGATTGAGTTGATTTACCATCTATACCAGTAACGCTAGAAGGCGCCACAAGACATAAGTAGTTGCCATTTACTTCAAAACTGATTCTCCCAAAAACATCGTATCTAGCTTTTGGCAGTTTATTACTACAATAATCCAAATAAATATAGCTCTCGCCTTTTGAAAAAACAGGACTGTAACACAGATTTTGTCCATCTTCAGTTCTAACCTTTAAAATCATATCTTTAGGAGTATCGGCTACAACCTGTCTTACATCTTGTGCGTTTGAAAACAACAAAAAAAAGTGCAATATAAACAATACTTTATTATAAAATTGCATTGAATATCCTTTTAAAATGAAATTTATGTTACAGTATTATAGCAAAAATATAACGATTTGTTATTAAAATTTTTATTTCTTATGTCTTGTAATAAGATACTTTTTTAAAATCAAATATTGAAAATAAATGGAAATATACATAATATAATTTTATATTTAGAGTATCTTAATCTACAGGTAATAAATAAAATCTATTAATTTAAATAATTTTCTAAAATTTCTTTATATAAATCTTGTTCTTTTTCTAGTTTAATTTTTATTTGTTATATTTCTTTTTTATATTTTTCAAATTCTTTTATGATTTGTTTTTGAATGTTTTCATATGAATTTAAGCTTTTGCCAAAAGCATTCAAGCTATCTTTTTTGAGTTTTATTATATTACATTCAAATAAGCAAAATATAAATTTATTTAAAATATTATTTTTATACTTATCTTTTATGGCAAATCCAGCTATTGCTTCATTTGTATATAAGTCTTTTCCTGCGATTGCTGTTTTTCCTATGCTAAGTTTAAAACTTAGCAAAACTAGATGTTAAGTTGTTTAGATTAATCTTATCTGTTTTGAATAAAAAAACTAAAAATTCTGGAATTAAATTTTCTTTATTACATATGATGGAATTTATTTGTTGATTTGTGGATAATTCTACTTTGTTTATTGCTATTTTTTCAAGAGTTGTAGCGCAAGATTAAAACACTATCTGTGGGTATAATTTGAATTGTGTTTTCGATTAAAGCTTTGCTTGATACAAATTGATTTATGTATTCTTTTTGTATGTAAATTTCGTTTTCTTGATAATCAGGTGTGCTAAACCACACAATATCCTTAGAGTTCCAAAATGTTTTATCTTTTTTTGAAGGTGTTGAGTTATAATTGCTTTGAGATATATTTTATGCCTTTTTTGCTTTTTATAATTTTATCCGAATATTTATTAAATGTTATTTTAAGTGTGGCAAGTTAAATTTATATATTTTGTTTAAAGAATATAACTAAATATATAATAAAATGTAATAAATAGTATAAAAAGGAAACCATATGAAACAAGAAACTTTTGGTTGGAGTATAAGCAATACATACGAAGAGCTTCCTAAAAGATTTTATTCATTTGCTAAAAACTCAGCTTTTCCAAAGCCTAGTTTAGTTATTTATAACGAAGACTTAGCAAAGCAATTAGGTATTAGCGAAGAGCTAAAAAAGCTTAGTGATGAGCAAAAATCAGAGCTTTTTGTGGGAAATACATTTTTAGATGGTATGAGACCTATATCGCAAGCTTATGCCGGACATCAGTTTGGTTACTTTACTACTCTTGGAGATGGCAGGGCTATTTTACTAGCAGAGCAAAACACAGCGGACGGCAAGACATACGACATACAGCTAAAAGGAAGCGGGCAAACGCCTTATTCTCGTGGTGGAGATGGCAAGGCGGTTATTGGTCCTATGCTTAGAGAGTATCTTATAAGCGAAGCAATGCACGGTCTAAATATAGCCACCACTAGAAGTTTGGCGGTTTGCCTTACGGGTGAGAATGTGTTTAGATATGAGTATTTGCCCGGTGCTGTTTTGGTAAGGGTTGCTAGTAGTCATCTTAGGGTTGGGACATTTGAATTTGCTTATCTTGGAGATGATAGCGATGTGAAGGCTTTGGCTGATTATGCTATAAAAAGGCATTATCCTTATATACAAAACGATGAAAATCCATATCAATCTTTACTAAGAGAAGTTATAAAAAAACAAGCTAATCTTATAGCAAAATGGCAACTTGTAGGCTTTATACACGGTGTTATGAATACCGATAATATGAGTATTTGTGGCGAAAGTATTGACTATGGTCCTTGTGCTTTTATGGATAAGTATGATCCAAAAACTGTGTTTAGTTCTATTGACAGGCATTCAAGGTATTCGTATGAGCATCAGCCACCTATTGGACATTGGAATTTATCTGTGTTTGCGGACGCTCTTTTGCCTATCTTGGATGAAAACCAAGACAAGGCTATCAAGATAGCAGAGGATGAGCTAGCTAAATATTTACCTATTTTTAAAGATGCTTTTTTAAGTGGTATGAGAGAAAAGCTTGGGCTTATAAAAGAGCAAGAAAATGATGAGGTTTTGGTGTCTGAGCTTTTGAATTTGATGTATAAAAATGGTTCTGATTATACAAATACATTTGTTCGTTTAAGCCTTGAAGTAGGCGAGCAAGATGGGTCTTACTTGCAAGGAACAAGTGAGCTTTTTAATGATATAGAGTTTAAAAAATGGCAAGAAAAATGGCATGAGAGCATAGAAATATCAGAACAAAATATGCAAAAAGCATATGAGATGATGAAAAATGCAAACCCTTTTGTGATACCTAGAAATCATCTTGTTGAAAGTGCTTTAAGTAACGCAACTAAGGGCGATTATAAAGAGTTTAACGAGCTTTTAAAAGTTTTGCAAAAGCCTTATGAATATGATTTTAAAAACTCAAAATATCAAGAATTACCAAGCGTTTCAATGGCAGCTTATAAGACATTTTGCGGGACTTAAAAATAAAATTATGTTTGTGTATGATTATCTAAATTGATGACTATATTTTGTAGTTTAAAATGCAATACGGTTTAGACCCAATATTTGATGAAAATTCAAAGGTTTTAATATTAGGTTCTTTTCCTTCTGAGATTTCAAGAAAAGCCGGTTTTTACTATGTAAATAAACGCAATCGTTTTTGGAATGTTTTGGCAAAAGTTTTTAATACAGAAATTCCCGAAACAAACGAAGGTAAGGTCAAGTTTTTATTAGAGCACAATATCGCTATTTATGATGCTATTCACTCTTGCGATATAAAAGGCTCGCTTGATAAAAATATCACAAACGCCACTCCTTCTGATTTAAGTCCTATATTTAACAAGGCTAAGATAGAACAAGTCTTTGCAAATGGAACTAAAGCTTATGATGATTGTGAGACTTACCTAAAAGCACAAATACTAAAAGCTACTAATAAAGATATAATCAAACTACCATCTACCAGCCCAGCAAATACAAGATTTAATTTAGAAACACTTGCTAAAAGTTGGGAAGTTATTCGCACTGATATATAAAACACAGCAAGGCTAAGTTTTAAATTTAGCCTTAGTTTTTAAATATATAAATCTATAATTTCTTTATAAATTTGAGCTTTTTTATCAAGACTTAAAGGATAGGCTCTTGAGCTAGATGGCATACGATATATTCTTATGCTTTGTTTTTTATTATCTTGTGTATTTGGTATAAAAGCTTGTAGATATTCGCCTGTTTTTGGCACTTTTATGCTCTCTTTACTATCTAAAATCCAGCCATTGTTTTTAGCTTTTTCTAATACCACTTCACAAGCTTTTGTGCCGGTTGTTAAGATAGCCTTGCAGTTTGGCATTTGTTTTAGTGTCTCGCTAAGGTTTAAGGCTTCTTTAACTTCTAAGAACTTATCATCGGCATTGCCTTTTAGCCTTTGCACTTTCAAGGCACTATCGCCTATGGCTATTCCTTTTAGCCTGAAAAAATCCATAATTTTATCTTGATAAAATGTCTTTTGTTCTAAATTTACAAAATACATTTTATCGTTCATAAATGCTAATCCAAATATCCTCCACATATCGTTATTAAAATTTGGATAATAAAATTGCATACTCCATCTTGCTTGCGGTGGCGGAAAGCTACCTAAAAGCAAAATATTTGAGTTTTGTGGTATAAAAGGTTTTAGTATATGTGTTTCAATGTTATCTAAATTCATTTTTAAATCTTAGCTAAAATTTGTTAAATTTTTATATAAATAATTTTTTTATGCTAAACTATACTTTTTAAAAAAACAATATAAATTATTATGATAATGAGTGAAATTTTATGATTAGTATGGAAAAAGTGACTAAGATTTATAACGATACTTATGTTATAAAAGATCAGACTTTAAATATTAAAAAAGGTGAGTTTTTTGTTTTGGTTGGCCCAAGTGGTAGTGGAAAAACAACAACTCTTAAAATGTTAAATCGCCTTATAGAGCCAAGCTCAGGGGTTATAAAAATCAATGGAAAAGACATAAAAGACTATGATTTAAGAGAGCTTAGATTAGATACCGGATATGTTTTGCAACAAATTGCACTTTTTCCAAATTTAACTGTTCTTGAAAATATATCTCTTATTCCAGAGATGAAAAAGTGGCCAAAAAAAGAGCGTATGCAAAAAACCATAGAGCTACTCAAAAAAGTAAAAATGCCCCCAGAAAAATATCTGCATCGTTATCCAAGAGAGCTTTCTGGTGGCGAACAACAAAGGATAGGAATTTTAAGGGCGATTATAGCCCGTCCCCAGGTTATTCTTATGGATGAGCCGTTTAGTGCTTTAGACCCAATTTCAAGACAACAACTTCAAGATTTGATTAAAGAGTTGCATAAAGATTTAGGAATGACAATAGTATTTGTTACTCACGATATGCAAGAAGCTGAGTATGTTGCTGAGAGAATTTGTATAATGAGAAAGGGTGAAATAATGCAAATTGATTCACCAAAAAACATCAAAGATAATCCAGCAAATGAATTTGTTGCTAAATTTTTTCAAGCAGGTAACACAATAAATGAATGATTTGATAATTACTTTTAATGAACGTAAATTTGAGCTTTTTGAAGCTGTTTTAGAGCATCTTCAAATTTCATTATCATCGCTTTTGATTGCTATCGCCATTGCTGTTCCTATGGCTATTTTGATTTCTAATAATAAAAAAATAACAGAAATCGTGTTGCAAGTGACAGGTATTTTTCAAACTATACCATCTTTAGCACTTCTTGGTCTTTTTATACCACTTTTTGGTATAGGTGCTGTTCCTGCGGTTATAGCTCTTGTTATTTACTCTCTTTTTCCTATAGTTCAAAATACTATAACGGGACTTAATGAGATAAACCCATCTTTAAAAGAAGCCGCGGAAGCATTTGGAATGACAAAATGGGAAAAACTTAAAAAATTTGAACTTGCTATTGCTATGCCAGTTATTATTTCTGGTATCCAAACAGCTGCTGTTATGATAATAGGCACAGCCACTTTGGCTGCTTTGATAGGAGCTGGTGGACTTGGACGTTTTGTATTGCTTGGCATAGATAGAAATAATACATCTTTGATCTTAATCGGAGCTATTTCATCGGCACTTTTAGCGATTTTATTTAGTGTAGGTATTCGTTTTTTAAGAAAGCAAAATATAAAGCTCGTTGCATTTGCTTTGTTTACAATGGTTCTTTCTCTTGGATTATCTTTTTTACCTACTATGGAAAATCAAAATAACAAAATAATTATTGCTGGAAAATTAGGTGTAGAACCCGAGATATTGATTAATATGTATAAAGAAATCATAACCAATAATAGTGATATTAAAGTTGAATTAAAACCAAATTTTGGAAAAACTAGCTTTTTATATGAGGCTTTAAAATCAGGAGATATTGATATGTATCCAGAGTTTAGTGGAACTGTTGTTAAAAGCTTGCTTAAAAAACAGCCTTTGGCCTTATCAAATGATCCACAAGAAGTTTATGAGATAGCAAGAGATGGTATAAAAACTCAAGATGATTTGGCATTTTTAAAGCCTATGGAATTTCAAAATACATATGCTGTTGCTGTTAAGTCTAGTTTAGCTAAAGAGTATGGTCTTAAAAATATATCAGACCTAAAAAGAGTTAGTGATAAATTTATAGCTGGATTTACTTTGGAATTTAATGACAGAAAAGATGGTAATTTGGGCTTAAAAACAGAGTATGGTCTAAATCTAAAAGTAAAAACAGTAGAACCAGCATTGAGATATAAGGCTATTGAAAATAATGAGGTTCAAATAATTGATGCATATTCAACTGATAGCGAGTTAAGGCAATATGATTTGGTTGTATTAAATGATGATAAACATATATTTCCACCATATCAGGGTGCACCGCTCATCAAAGAAGATACACTTAAAAAATATCCCAAACTAAAATCAATGCTTGAACTTTTAGCAGGCCATATTAGCACAAAAGATATGAGCGATATGAACTATGCTGTTAGGGTAAAAGGTCGTCTTGCTAAAGATGTTGCTAGAGAGTATTTGATAAAAAATAATTTGATAGATAAATAAGTATGAAGCTTAAGATTGATATTTTTTAAGATATCAATCTTTTTTTTATTTAGTTTTGAGTATCTTTTTTTAGTTTGCTAAGCAACTCTTCTATATTATATTTAGCCCTGTATTCTGGTGTGAAAAGGTGGATTAAAATATCTCCAAGGTCTATAACAACCCAGTCATCGGAGCTTTCTATATTTAAAAATTCTTCCCCATCAGGCTTTAATTTTTCTTTTAATTCATCATTTAATGACATTGAGTGTCTTTGTCCAAGAGTAGTGGCAAGCACTACAAATTTAACAAAATACTCATCATCTCTCATATCAAAAGCTTGTATGTTTTCAGCTTTTTTTTCATCAAGTATGGATACTATTTTTTCAACTCTTGTTGATATATCTTGCATTATTTTCCTTTGTAAAATTTAATTATATCTTCTTTTATTTTATCATTAAGCAGTTCATAGCCAACACCTTTTCTTATCTCAGACGAACTTATATGAACATCTGTATTTATCTTTTGAAGATTTTTTGGTATTTCTATTTCATCTCTTTTTGCAACTATAAATTTAACTATATTTTTAAGCTCATCGTAGTTGTGCCACGTGCTTAAATTTCTTATATGATCAGCCCCAAGCAATAGATAAAAATTTTCAGGGTTGTATTTTTCTTTTAGATAAATAGCTGTTTGTATCGTGGGAACTGGTCTTTTTTGTTCTATCTCAAAGTCTGATATTTCAACATTTTCAAGACTTCCCCATATATCATTTACCCATTTTAATCTAACATTTGGAGGTGCTGAAAATGTGCTTTTAAATGGACTTATGAATGTTGGCATTATGATTAGTTTATCTATATCAAGTTCATTTAGTGCCATTTTTACAATGCTATCGTGACCTAGGTGAGGAGGGTCAAAACTTCCACCAAATAGTGCCAAATTCAAATTAATTGCCTTTAATATATGTTTGTTTAATTTACATTTTTGTAAAATTGTGACGTATTATATCAAAAGGAAATAAGATGTCGATTAAAATGGCTATAAATGGTTTTGGACGTATAGGAAGATGTGCTGCTCGTATCATTTTGGAAAGAAATGATGTTGAATTAGTTGCTATAAACGATACTGCAACAAGAGATTTAACTAGGTATTTGCTTAAATATGACAGTGTTCACGGCGAGTTTAAACATGATGTTAGAGTTTTGAATGATGATTATATAGAAGTTGATGGTAAAAAAATTAGAGTTTTTAGCACCAGAGATGCGAATGAGTTAGCTTTTTCAGATTTTGGCACAGATGTAGTTCTTGAATGTACGGGTGCGAATTTAACAAGTGAAAAATGTGAAAAATTTATACAAAATGGTGTTAGTAAGGTTGTAATGTCAGCACCTGCTAAGGATGATACTCCAACCTTTGTTTATGGTGTAAACTCAGACTCTTATAAAGGCGAGGCTATTATCTCAAATGCAAGTTGTACTACAAACTGCCTAGCTCCTGTGGCAAAGGTTTTAGATGATGCTTTTGGTATACAAAAAGGTCTTATGACTACAATACATGCTTATACAAATGGACAAAGTATAGTTGATGCAAAATCAGCAAAAGATATAAGAAGGGGTAGGGCTGGTGCTGTAAATATAGGACCTACCACAACAGGTGCAGCAAAGGCTATAGGCTTAGTGCTTCCACACTTAAAAGGTAAATTAAACGGAGTTAGTGTTCGTGTTCCAACACCTAATGTATCTATGGTTGATTTAGTAGCTACTCTTAAACAAAATGTAGATAAAGATATGCTAAATGAAGCTTTTTTAAAGGCTAGTGAAGGCGGACTTAAAGGCATACTTTTGGTTGATGAAGATAAACGTGTTTCTAGTGATTTTATAGGTAGCGAGCATTCGAGTATAGTTATATCTGATATGTTGCAAGTTATATGTGAAGATACTGTAAAAGTTCTTGCTTGGTATGATAATGAATGGGGTTATTCTGCTCGTTTAGTAGATATGGGTGTTTTAGCGGCTAAGTTTACAAAGGATAACAAGTGAATGGTATAATTTCTATAAAAGATATAGATATAAGTGGAAAAAGGGTATTTATAAGATGTGATTTTAATGTCCCTATGGATGAGTTTGGAAATATCACAGATGATAGACGTATAGTTTCTGCTATACCTACTATAAAGTATTGTTTAGATCAGGGTTGTAGTGTCGTTTTGGCTTCTCATCTTGGTCGTCCAAAAAATGGTTTTGAAGAAAAATACTCAATGAAACCCGTTGTGAAAAGACTATCTAGATTATTGCTTCCAGAAATTGCTCTTGCTAATGACGTTATTGGTCCTGATGCAAAAGATAAGGTTAGTAAGCTAAAACCGGGAGAGGTTTTGTTGCTTGAAAATTTACGTTTTGAAAAAGGTGAAACCAAAAATGATGAAAACTTAGCAAAAGCACTTAGTGAATTTGCTGATGTTTATATAAATGATGCTTTTGGTGTTTGTCATAGAGCTCATAGTTCGGTCGAAGCTATTGTTAGGTTTTACGATGAAAATACTAAGGCGGCTGGATTTTTACTACAAAAAGAGATTGAGTTTGCACAAAAATTAATAAAACAGCCTTCAAGACCATTTGTCGCTGTTGTTGGCGGTAGTAAGGTAAGTGGAAAACTGCAAGCTTTGACAAATTTATTGCCAAGGGTTGATAAACTTATAATAGGCGGTGGTATGGCATTTACCTTTTTAAAAGCTCTTGGTTATGATATAGGAAATTCTCTTCTTGAAGAGGATTTGATAGATGAAGCAAAAAATATCTTAACAAAAGGAAAAGAACTTGGTGTTAAAATTTATTTACCGGTAGATGTTGTAGCTGCTCAGACATTTTCTGCTGATAGTGCCATTAAGTTTGTAACAGCTCAAGAGATACCTGCTGGATGGATGGGCCTTGATATAGGACCTGCTAGCACAAGGCTTTTTAGACTTGCAATAGCTGATGCTCAGACTATATGGTGGAATGGACCTATGGGTGTTTTTGAGATGGATAAATTTTGCAAAGGTAGTATAAAAATGAGTCATGCTATAGCTGAAAGTCATGCTACTACGGTTGTTGGTGGTGGAGATACGGCTGATGTTGCTCAGCGTGCTGGTGATGCTGATGAGATGACATTTATATCAACTGGCGGTGGTGCTAGTTTAGAGCTTATAGAAGGAAAAGAGCTTCCTGGCGTAAAACCTTTAAGAAAGAAGGATGATGAATGAAATTTTTTGCAAATTTAAAATCAAATCACACAAGAAAAAGCTTCTCTGAATATGTAAAAAACATAGAAAAAAATTTACAAACTCAAGATGTTATCATATATCCCCCATTTACTGCACTTGATTATTCTTTGTCAAAAAAAATAAAAATAGGAGCTCAAAATTTTTATCCAGCCAAGAGTGGATCTTTTACCGGAGAGATAACATCGCTTATGCTTGATGAGTTTGAAATAAATAATGTTCTTATTGGACATAGCGAAAGAAGAGAACTTGGTGAAAATGAAGATCTGTTAAAATCTAAATTTAATTTTGCAAAAGAAAAAAATTGGGAAATAGTTTATTGTATTGGTGAAAATTTAGATACTTTTGAAAATAAAAAAACAAAAGAATTTTTAAGTAAACAGCTTGAAAGTATTGATTTGCAATACGATAAGCTAACTATAGCTTATGAGCCTATATGGGCTATAGGAACTGGCAAGAGTGCTAGTATAGGACAGATAGAAGAAATTTTGGATTTCATAAGAACTAAAACTAATGCTGATTTGTTGTATGGTGGAAGTGTAAATTTAACTAATATTTTAGAAATTTCAAAGATACAAAACTGTCAAGGTGTTCTTGTAGGAACTGCTAGCTGGGATTGTGATAATTTTATGAAATTAATAAATGCTGTTTGCTAAAAAAAGGAAATAGATATGATAATGAATGGTAAAAAAGGTCTTATAGTAGGCATTGCAAATAATAAATCTATTGCTTATGGAATAGCCAAGGCTTGTAAAGAACAAGGTGCCAAACTTGCTTTTACGTTTTTGAATGATTCTATAAAAAAGAGATTAGAACCGATAGCAAATGAACTTGGCTCAAATTTTATTTATGAGCTTGATATTAACAACAACGAGCATTTGCAAAATCTTGCTCCGATGATAGAAAAAGAGTTTGGAAAGATTGATTTTGTTGTTCATGCTGTTGCTTATGCGCCAAAAGAGGCTTTGGATGATGAGTTTATAAATACTACAAAAGAGGCTTTTGAAATCACAATGAATACATCTGTGTATTCTTTATTAAGCTTAACAAAATCAGTCCTACCTATCTTAAATGATAATGGTTCTATTCTTACTCTTAGTTATCTTGGTGGTGTTAGATTTGTTCCACATTATAACGTTATGGGTGTTGCAAAAGCAGCTCTTGAAAGCTCTGTAAAATACCTAGCACATGATCTTGGTAAGAAAAATATAAGAGTAAATGCAATAAGTGCCGGACCTATCAAAACACTTGCCGCAAGTGGAATAGGCGATTTTCGTATGATCTTAAAGTACAATGAAGCTAATGCCCCTTTAAAACGCAATACAACCATAGATGATGTTGGTAAAAGCGGAATGTATCTTTTGAGCGACCTTGCTAGTGGTGTTACTGGTGAGATTCATTATGTTGATTGTGGATACAATATAATGGGAATGACTGATGTTGAACAAGATAGCGAAGGAAATGTTTGCTTAGTTACTGATTTAGAAAAACATAAGTAGGAAAATTTCCTACTTATTTAAAATGATATATGCATACTTAGTGCTATTATACATAGTATAAGCGCCATAGGAACATACAGATATCTTCCTATGCTGTGCCATAAAAGACCTTGCTTATTATCTGTTCCTGTGTTTATCTCTTCTAAAATTTCATCTTTTTTAATTATCCAAAACCAAGATATAGCTCCTATAACAGCCCCAATAGGTATGATATAAATAGATACAAAATCCATCCAAGGGCCCCAAGTTGTTATATCTTGCATTGTTACCCCTATGCCAAAGCATATGATGCATAATGCGATCAAAATAGGAGTTCGTTTTATTTTTGGAAATTTATGCATTATGGACTCAGCAACCGCTTCTAACATATTTTGCAAAGATGATATTCCTCCAAAAATCACAGCTGTAAATAAAATAATAGCAAATATTTGTCCACCTGGCATATCTTGTAAAATTTTAGGTAGTGTAACAAATAAAAGTCCAGGACCACCTGCTGGATTCATACTATATGCAAAAACAGCTGGTATCATAACCAAAGCGGCAACTGTGGCTGCTACAGTATCAAAGATAGCTGTTTTTTTCGCCGAATCAACAATATCTTCATCTTTTGATAGGTATGAGCCATAAACTATCATTCCAGAACCTGTTATTGATAGTGAGAAAAATGCTTGCCCCATAGCTGATACCCATACCATTGGCTCTTTTAATTTTTGCCAGTCAGCTTTGAATAAAAATTTATATCCATCAATAGCATTATCTAAAAATGAAACTCTTATAGCTAGTATTATAAAGAGTATAAAAAATAGTGGCATCATTATTTTGTTTGTTTTTTCTATACTTTTTGCACCAAAAAAAAGAGTAAGAAGTGTGCCTGCTATCACTATAAAGTGAAAAGGAACTACAGAATATTTTGTTAGTGCAAACGACTCAAACCAAGTATTTGTATCAACACTCATAAGCGAGCCATCTATTGACTGATATAATGCTTTTAAAACATAGGCTATTATAACAGCATATCCTATCGCTATACACATAGAACCAGTCAGTGGTAACCAGCCTATTATTTTTCCTATTTTTTTAAATCCTCTTGAATTCCAAGCATATTCATATGAACCTAGTGTTCCTGTTTTTGCTCTTCTTCCTATTGCATATTCGGCTGATAATCCAACATATGAAAAAAT from the Campylobacter pinnipediorum subsp. pinnipediorum genome contains:
- the nadD gene encoding nicotinate (nicotinamide) nucleotide adenylyltransferase; this translates as MNLALFGGSFDPPHLGHDSIVKMALNELDIDKLIIMPTFISPFKSTFSAPPNVRLKWVNDIWGSLENVEISDFEIEQKRPVPTIQTAIYLKEKYNPENFYLLLGADHIRNLSTWHNYDELKNIVKFIVAKRDEIEIPKNLQKINTDVHISSSEIRKGVGYELLNDKIKEDIIKFYKGK
- the gap gene encoding type I glyceraldehyde-3-phosphate dehydrogenase, giving the protein MSIKMAINGFGRIGRCAARIILERNDVELVAINDTATRDLTRYLLKYDSVHGEFKHDVRVLNDDYIEVDGKKIRVFSTRDANELAFSDFGTDVVLECTGANLTSEKCEKFIQNGVSKVVMSAPAKDDTPTFVYGVNSDSYKGEAIISNASCTTNCLAPVAKVLDDAFGIQKGLMTTIHAYTNGQSIVDAKSAKDIRRGRAGAVNIGPTTTGAAKAIGLVLPHLKGKLNGVSVRVPTPNVSMVDLVATLKQNVDKDMLNEAFLKASEGGLKGILLVDEDKRVSSDFIGSEHSSIVISDMLQVICEDTVKVLAWYDNEWGYSARLVDMGVLAAKFTKDNK
- a CDS encoding phosphoglycerate kinase, producing the protein MNGIISIKDIDISGKRVFIRCDFNVPMDEFGNITDDRRIVSAIPTIKYCLDQGCSVVLASHLGRPKNGFEEKYSMKPVVKRLSRLLLPEIALANDVIGPDAKDKVSKLKPGEVLLLENLRFEKGETKNDENLAKALSEFADVYINDAFGVCHRAHSSVEAIVRFYDENTKAAGFLLQKEIEFAQKLIKQPSRPFVAVVGGSKVSGKLQALTNLLPRVDKLIIGGGMAFTFLKALGYDIGNSLLEEDLIDEAKNILTKGKELGVKIYLPVDVVAAQTFSADSAIKFVTAQEIPAGWMGLDIGPASTRLFRLAIADAQTIWWNGPMGVFEMDKFCKGSIKMSHAIAESHATTVVGGGDTADVAQRAGDADEMTFISTGGGASLELIEGKELPGVKPLRKKDDE
- a CDS encoding triose-phosphate isomerase, translated to MKFFANLKSNHTRKSFSEYVKNIEKNLQTQDVIIYPPFTALDYSLSKKIKIGAQNFYPAKSGSFTGEITSLMLDEFEINNVLIGHSERRELGENEDLLKSKFNFAKEKNWEIVYCIGENLDTFENKKTKEFLSKQLESIDLQYDKLTIAYEPIWAIGTGKSASIGQIEEILDFIRTKTNADLLYGGSVNLTNILEISKIQNCQGVLVGTASWDCDNFMKLINAVC
- the fabI gene encoding enoyl-ACP reductase FabI; the protein is MIMNGKKGLIVGIANNKSIAYGIAKACKEQGAKLAFTFLNDSIKKRLEPIANELGSNFIYELDINNNEHLQNLAPMIEKEFGKIDFVVHAVAYAPKEALDDEFINTTKEAFEITMNTSVYSLLSLTKSVLPILNDNGSILTLSYLGGVRFVPHYNVMGVAKAALESSVKYLAHDLGKKNIRVNAISAGPIKTLAASGIGDFRMILKYNEANAPLKRNTTIDDVGKSGMYLLSDLASGVTGEIHYVDCGYNIMGMTDVEQDSEGNVCLVTDLEKHK
- a CDS encoding sodium-dependent transporter; the encoded protein is MQKVGFTSRWAFIIACVGSAVGMANVWGFSYKVGTNGGGVFFLIYLLFVLIFSYVGLSAEYAIGRRAKTGTLGSYEYAWNSRGFKKIGKIIGWLPLTGSMCIAIGYAVIIAYVLKALYQSIDGSLMSVDTNTWFESFALTKYSVVPFHFIVIAGTLLTLFFGAKSIEKTNKIMMPLFFILFIILAIRVSFLDNAIDGYKFLFKADWQKLKEPMVWVSAMGQAFFSLSITGSGMIVYGSYLSKDEDIVDSAKKTAIFDTVAATVAALVMIPAVFAYSMNPAGGPGLLFVTLPKILQDMPGGQIFAIILFTAVIFGGISSLQNMLEAVAESIMHKFPKIKRTPILIALCIICFGIGVTMQDITTWGPWMDFVSIYIIPIGAVIGAISWFWIIKKDEILEEINTGTDNKQGLLWHSIGRYLYVPMALILCIIALSMHISF